The segment CCCAGGGAAAAATATAGATAGTATTTTGCCTTCCCCTAATTGCAATAACTTGCATTCGTGATGCTGAGGAAAATAGTCTTCTAAAAGATTGTGGGATGCTGACTCTACGATTAGTTATAGAATTTTCAAATTGACCTAAAAAAGCGCCAGACATTATACCTCCAATAATACCAATAAATGAATCATTTTGAATAATTTTGACATTTAGAACCATTTAGGAAACTTTTCGGAGAGGTTGTCAAATTTTTTTTTATTTTTTTTGTAAAATTTAACTAAATGTTTAAAAAAATATAGGACAGCAATAGATTTAACAAATGCTGTAATATGCTATGATAGTTTTATTTATAGAGAATTATAGGAATAATTAGGGTATTTTTATTACAAAATTAGTAAATGAAAAAAACTTTATATAATAGCAAACTATGACACTTTTTACGAAACTTGGAATATAACACAATGAAATATTTTAAAATAATTTCAAAATAATCTGGAAATAAAAAGGTTAAATTAGATTATTATAAACTATTTCTCCATCAATGACAGTCATATATGGTCGTGCATTAATCCAGAAAGACGAATCGTGTTTTGTATAATCATCAATAACAATCAAATCTGCTAATTTGCCTTTAGTTATAGAACCAATCTTATCATCATTTTTTGAGCTATATGCAGCCCACAGTGTATATGCCTTTATAGCCTCTTCAATTGTAATCTTCTGTTCAGGCATCCAGGTTGGATTATCAGGATTATTTTGATATTTTCTTTCTATCGCAGAATAAATTCCTAGAAATGGATTGTGAGTTTCAATTGGTACATCCGAACCAAAACCAATTTTTGCTCCATAATCCAAAAGTGAGCGAAATGGATAGGAATTTCTTTCATACTTACCCCAATATTTTTCAGCAATTTTTGCATCAAGACTAATATGTATTGGTTGCATAGAGCAAAATATTTTCTTATCAGCAACTCTTTTCTGGTCAGATGGAATTATACATTGGCAATGTTCAATACGGTGTAGAAGCTTTTTATCTGCAAGTCCTTGATTTCTGTTTGCTTTAATAATTGCATTTATTACGATATTATTACTTCTATCTCCAATGGAATGGGTAGAAGTAGAAATCCCATTTCTTCCTGCTTTTACAATCAAATCGTAAAAGTCATCTTCACTTCTTATTAAAATACCGTAATTATCTTTACTTTTCAAATATGGATGGAACATATACGCAGTTTGGGAACCAAGCGAGCCATCCATAAATAACTTCACGCCACCGAATTTCAACCAATCATCCCCTGTATAGGATTTGATTCCATTTGCAATCATTTCATCAAGCAATTCTAATGGAAAATGCCAGCAAACTCTCATCTTGAGTTCATCTTTATTTAATAATGAGGAGAATAGTTTATATGCTCTTTCCCCTTCCATACTGTGAATTCCAGTTAAGCCTAAACTATATGCTTCAGAAATAGCTTCTTTTAACAATTTCTCTTGAATTTCAAAAGGCAGTTCAGGTCTAATATTATCTATCAATTTCCATGCATTTTCGTATAAAAATCCATCAGGAGTTCCATCAGGGAAAAAACCAATCTTTCCGCCAGCAGGATTTTCAGAATTTTTATTAATTCCCATTTTTTCTAAAGCTTCTGAATTGCACAAAAATGAATGCCTATCTTTATTGGCTAAAAATACTGGTATATCAGGAAATATGTCATCAATAAAATAGCGATT is part of the Candidatus Cloacimonadota bacterium genome and harbors:
- a CDS encoding amidohydrolase, whose translation is MNILFYNGKVLTQDVSQPFADTVYIKGNKIEYVGNKSNQNFKIAKDTITIDLKGKILLSGFIDTHTHFVNYALSKDRVDLSETKSMDDVRQKLLEFKQIITPDIKWISGIGWNQNIWPDSKGFNRYFIDDIFPDIPVFLANKDRHSFLCNSEALEKMGINKNSENPAGGKIGFFPDGTPDGFLYENAWKLIDNIRPELPFEIQEKLLKEAISEAYSLGLTGIHSMEGERAYKLFSSLLNKDELKMRVCWHFPLELLDEMIANGIKSYTGDDWLKFGGVKLFMDGSLGSQTAYMFHPYLKSKDNYGILIRSEDDFYDLIVKAGRNGISTSTHSIGDRSNNIVINAIIKANRNQGLADKKLLHRIEHCQCIIPSDQKRVADKKIFCSMQPIHISLDAKIAEKYWGKYERNSYPFRSLLDYGAKIGFGSDVPIETHNPFLGIYSAIERKYQNNPDNPTWMPEQKITIEEAIKAYTLWAAYSSKNDDKIGSITKGKLADLIVIDDYTKHDSSFWINARPYMTVIDGEIVYNNLI